In a genomic window of Vigna angularis cultivar LongXiaoDou No.4 chromosome 6, ASM1680809v1, whole genome shotgun sequence:
- the LOC108319776 gene encoding uncharacterized protein LOC108319776 — MDDPSFFDRMISHLRSTCKYYTGYPKDLGPSKVIHFTSEREFVTLLHEGFPVVVAFTIRGNYTRHLDKVLEEAAVEFYPHVKFMRVECPKYPGFCITRQKKEYPFIEIFHSPTQADKQGRVADPNITKYSVKVLPFNYDLSAYGFREFFKRHGMWSSDSK; from the exons ATGGACGATCCATCGTTTTTTGATCGGATGATCAGTCATCTCCGTTCAACTTGCAA GTACTATACTGGTTATCCAAAGGATCTTGGACCATCCAAGGTTATTCATTTTACATCTGAGCGTGAGTTTGTCACACTTCTTCATGAAGGTTTTCCTGTGGTTGTTGCATTTACTATCAG GGGGAATTACACTCGACATCTTGACAAAGTATTGGAAGAAGCTGCTGTTGAGTTTTATCCTCATGTAAAATTTATGCGT GTTGAATGTCCGAAATATCCTGGGTTTTGTATAACTCGGCAAAAGAAGGAGTATCCATTCATTGAAATATTTCACAGTCCAACACAG GCAGATAAACAGGGAAGGGTGGCTGATCCGAATATTACTAAGTACAGTGTTAAAGTCTTGCCT TTCAACTACGATTTAAGCGCTTATGGATTTAGAGAATTCTTCAAGCGACACGGTATGTGGTCATCAGATTCAAAGTAA
- the LOC108319761 gene encoding uncharacterized protein LOC108319761 gives MRNILAPIVGSIADKRSLDGDHEEHGRAAYHQRFDSSIASTTASTAQRGHDSENNETHPSQDRSHRTNPNGNPNGNPNGNQNGNPNGNPNGNPNDNPHGQAPSPLQTVRSIGLLPFTTTIMQAPMPEKTPPTFEEYDDSTDLDDHMRAFVNAMAFYSNCDPVLCRTFSLLLRGEAFTWYNTLPPNTVDCFATIQTLFERQYASSRIQEFTPAELVNTKQEKDESLKAFMKRYNETAWRVRDINHTFIISNLPSCLKAGYFSENLYAKLPKTMDELQERHQETSGGNKKEGKRSFNGDPPQKDPKHLPRFNHYTTLNAPRAKVLEEALNVELLTLREKATPKSVDARKSCNFHLNCGHTMEECNILKAKIERLIRGGHLQQFVRKERTQRRSPTREAGRSHQKTKRGRRHSCSRSRSRSRERDRSVHRYVNTISGGFAGGGTLLSTRKRHLRRLKTVHMVDRKPRSLPPITFTNEDFHAPDSNQDDPMVITTEISRCVISKVLVDQDSSVNILYWKTFLQMDLSEDVICPFNEQIVGFTGERVNTRGYFDLRTRLGPDREAKEFRIQFLLVEAHTPYNALLGRPCLNAFGAVVSTPHLALKFPLEKGTICNVRTDQQTARECYNVSLKVTPFVPPQTDRGAETTIS, from the exons atgag aaacattttggcgcccatcGTGGGGTCGATAGCAGACAAAAGAAGCCTAGatggtgaccacgaggagcatggaCGAGCAGCATACCACCAGAGATTTGATAGCTCAATTGCAAGCACAACTGCAAGCACAG CTCAACGGGGTCATGACAGCGAAAATAATGAAACACATCCCAGTCAGGACCGATCTCATCGTACCAATCCGAACGGAAACCCAAATGGCAATCCGAACGGTAACCAAAATGGCAATCCGAACGGAAACCCAAATGGCAATCCAAACGACAACCCACATGGCCAAGCGCCCTCACCTTTACAAACTGTTAGATCGATCGGTCTACTTCCTTTCACGACAACAATCATGCAGGCACCCATGCCAGAGAAAACTCCTCCCACATTTGAAGAGTATGACGACTCAACCGACCTAGATGATCACATGAGAGCATTTGTCAATGCAATGGCGTTTTACTCCAACTGTGACCCGGTCCTGTGCAGAACCTTTTCACTATTGCTAAGGGGAGAAGCATTCACATGGTATAACACCCTTCCCCCAAATACAGTGGATTGCTTTGCCACTATACAAACCCTTTTTGAGCGACAATATGCATCTAGTCGGATACAAGAGTTCACGCCCGCGGAGTTGGTAAATACCAAACAGGAGAAAGATGAATCTCTGAAAGCCTTCATGAAAAGGTACAACGAAACCGCTTGGCGAGTCAGGGATATCAATCATACCTTCATCATTAGCAACCTGCCTTCTTGCTTAAAAGCGGGATATTTTTCGGAAAATTTATACGCCAAACTCCCTAAAACCATGGATGAGCTCCAAGAGAGG CATCAAGAAACCTCTGGGGGAAATAAGAAAGAAGGAAAACGATCGTTCAATGGGGATCCTCCTCAAAAGGATCCTAAGCATCTTCCCAGATTTAATCACTATACCACCCTCAATGCACCAAGGGCTAAGGTTCTCGAGGAAGCTCTCAATGTTGAACTTCTCACACTTCGAGAAAAGGCCACTCCCAAGAGCGTTGATGCGAGGAAGAGCTGCAATTTCCATCTGAACTGCGGCCATACTATGGAAGAATGCAATATACTGAAAGCTAAAATAGAAAGGCTTATCCGAGGAGGCCATCTACAGCAATTcgtaagaaaagaaagaacCCAAAGAAGAAGTCCTACCAGAGAAGCCGGACGGTCCCATCAAAAGACCAAACGAGGACGTAGGCACAGTTGCAGCCGTAGCCGCAGTCGCAGTCGTGAACGTGACCGATCGGTTCATAGGTACGTCAATACCATTTCTGGAGGTTTTGCTGGAGGAGGAACATTATTGTCAACAAGGAAAAGGCACCTGAGGAGACTCAAAACCGTTCACATGGTGGATAGAAAACCTCGATCTCTACCACCAATTACCTTCACTAATGAGGATTTCCATGCCCCTGACTCGAATCAAGATGATCCTATGGTCATTACAACCGAGATATCTCGTTGTGTTATCAGCAAGGTGTTAGTCGATCAGGATAGCTCGGTCAACATCTTGTATTGGAAGACGTTCTTACAAATGGATTTGTCTGAAGATGTCATATGCCCATTTAATGAGCAAATTGTGGGATTTACAGGAGAAAGAGTCAATACTCGAGGATACTTCGACTTAAGGACTCGGCTTGGACCGGACAGAGAAGCGAAAGAATTCAGAATACAATTCCTGTTAGTAGAAGCTCATACTCCATATAACGCTCTGTTGGGACGACCTTGTTTGAATGCTTTTGGAGCTGTGGTCTCCACCCCACATTTAGCATTGAAATTCCCGTTAGAGAAGGGTACCATATGCAATGTACGGACGGATCAACAGACAGCCCGAGAATGCTATAATGTTAGCTTAAAAGTCACACCCTTCGTTCCCCCTCAAACGGACAGAGGAGCAGAAACAACTATTAGTTAA